In a single window of the Palaemon carinicauda isolate YSFRI2023 chromosome 10, ASM3689809v2, whole genome shotgun sequence genome:
- the LOC137647925 gene encoding protein FAM200C-like, translating to MDLINDFFKDSNISWESLVGVCMDGAPVMFGSRLGFVTLVKQKNLTVELTCCLIHKEALVSRTLSKNFKQHLETIIKVVKFIKGSTLNTRMFHWLCEGLEANHKSLLFHTQVIWVSKSYMLQ from the coding sequence ATGGACCTTATCAATGACTTTTTCAAAGACAGCAACATCAGCTGGGAGTCTCTGGTTGGGGTGTGCATGGATGGTGCCCCAGTCATGTTTGGCTCTCGATTGGGGTTCGTCACGCTCGTCAAGCAAAAGAATCTGACAGTGGAATTGACATGCTGTCTGATCCACAAAGAGGCGCTTGTTTCAAGAACTCTCTCCAAAAACTTTAAGCAGCATCTCGAGACTATCATCAAGGTCGTCAAATTTATCAAGGGTTCCACTCTCAACACTCGGATGTTCCATTGGCTCTGTGAAGGCTTGGAAGCCAACCACAAATCGTTGCTGTTTCATACTCAGGTGATTTGGGTCTCGAAGTCATACATGTTGCAGTGA